A region of Chloracidobacterium sp. DNA encodes the following proteins:
- a CDS encoding TonB-dependent receptor, whose protein sequence is MKTNIKLFTLAIFAMVTFLFVTTGMAQTNSTGSVDGVVTDSTGAVVPNAAVTITGANLIRPQTTSTNGDGAYRFLQVPPGRYTISTAPVAGFGAYKQDNVEVNLAQNTTVKITLSASGAGATVDVVATSEIDNSTNTTGSNISTEFFSNIPTSRTVQGLYTIAPTVARSGLRDASGRDRDPSVAGSSGPENSYILDGVTTTDPAFGGAGANLPFEFVQEVQVKTGSYGADQGLSTGGVFNVITKSGTNQFHGDLFVFYGAKGMVRETKNLPQVGLAPNGFSEVDAGADIGGPIVKDKLWFFAAFNPQKRKNSYLTQSFRDDVEGEITTPFYSGKLTWAVNNSNTFTFSTFGDYTKEEGHLFAGSGFGQNLDSFAGERQTGGTNYAFRLNSNAGSKFIGEFSFGLHYQRNNIIPASSVASTALITDNFAILQGNSVASVTQTGVNATNTNIGKVDYVFSPGGSLQRNFVRDGFGLYQDQNRDRWEAAARMQSIAGDHTFKYGFELYQNKYGIDQRSTGPSNVFANPLDVQPSNGSNPANLTVNGFRVTNNFSVCTTRGTVITCPSATPIAALLSPGVVLPAGYTVNPVATVITADEVNNNPFLVRASTRVRDFQLVADTKTDVQSFYIQDDYKITRNLQVNIGGRWDYQQAKGNNDVDYLKLNNFWDNFQPRIGVIWDPFGKGRGKIFANFARYLETPIPLDVNVRAGSNDTQTDKNFNVNTLNAPLNSTVATGFGTRNLGAEATPIDAGLKPQTVNEWSAGFEYEVGRNYAFGMRGIYRPQGSVIEDGSFDDGDHYFLFNPGEPIGPGEGGPAGNTEYQACNNPAIGCFGRARRYYRAVEFTFNRKFADNFSFQSSYVFSSLIGNYEGLFRNDNGQADPNITSLFDLVSLLGNSYGRLPNDRPHQFKFNGSYTTPFKLVVSGNFYAQSGIPFNQLVPHPVYGNNEGFGVVRGTAIIPNSAFTSGVESSVGSNRTPTTWNLDLGFYYPIKMGEGKQLRLTADWFNVTNTQRAVTVDNTFSINSGVAGVAPVTNPFWGSGTIFQYPSALRIGAKFSF, encoded by the coding sequence ATGAAAACAAATATTAAATTATTTACGCTGGCTATATTTGCCATGGTTACGTTTCTTTTTGTAACCACAGGTATGGCCCAAACCAATTCTACGGGATCGGTTGATGGTGTCGTAACAGACTCCACCGGAGCAGTTGTTCCGAATGCAGCCGTGACCATAACGGGAGCGAATCTTATTCGTCCCCAGACAACATCTACAAACGGTGACGGTGCTTATCGTTTTCTGCAGGTTCCTCCGGGACGCTACACAATATCGACGGCTCCCGTAGCCGGATTTGGTGCCTACAAGCAGGATAATGTTGAGGTTAACCTCGCCCAAAACACAACGGTGAAGATCACCCTTTCTGCTAGTGGAGCAGGGGCGACGGTCGATGTTGTAGCAACTTCGGAGATCGATAACTCGACCAACACCACTGGCTCGAACATCTCAACCGAGTTCTTTTCAAACATCCCGACATCCAGAACCGTTCAGGGCCTCTACACGATCGCCCCGACAGTTGCACGTTCAGGCTTGCGTGACGCATCCGGACGTGACCGCGACCCTTCGGTTGCAGGTTCATCAGGACCGGAAAACAGCTACATCCTTGACGGTGTGACCACCACTGACCCTGCTTTTGGCGGTGCTGGTGCTAACCTTCCGTTCGAATTCGTTCAGGAAGTTCAGGTCAAGACCGGTTCGTATGGTGCCGATCAGGGCCTCTCAACCGGCGGCGTTTTTAACGTCATCACTAAGTCGGGTACAAACCAGTTCCATGGTGACCTGTTTGTATTTTATGGCGCGAAGGGCATGGTTCGTGAAACAAAGAACCTACCGCAGGTCGGCCTCGCACCTAATGGTTTTTCGGAAGTTGATGCAGGAGCCGACATTGGCGGCCCGATCGTCAAAGACAAACTTTGGTTCTTTGCTGCATTTAACCCGCAGAAACGTAAGAACAGCTATTTGACCCAGTCATTCCGTGATGACGTCGAAGGCGAGATCACAACACCTTTCTACTCAGGTAAATTGACATGGGCTGTCAACAACAGCAACACGTTCACATTCTCGACATTTGGTGACTACACCAAGGAAGAGGGCCATCTGTTTGCCGGTTCTGGTTTCGGCCAAAACTTGGACAGCTTTGCCGGCGAACGTCAGACCGGAGGCACAAACTATGCATTCCGCTTGAACTCGAACGCAGGTTCGAAGTTTATCGGTGAATTCTCGTTTGGCCTACACTACCAGAGAAACAACATCATTCCTGCTTCTTCAGTAGCAAGCACAGCTCTGATCACAGACAACTTTGCGATCTTGCAAGGAAATTCAGTTGCTAGTGTTACCCAGACCGGTGTAAACGCAACAAATACAAACATTGGTAAGGTTGATTATGTATTCTCGCCGGGTGGCAGTCTACAGAGAAACTTTGTACGTGATGGTTTTGGACTTTACCAAGACCAGAATCGTGACCGTTGGGAAGCGGCTGCTCGTATGCAGTCAATCGCAGGCGATCACACATTCAAGTATGGTTTTGAGCTCTATCAAAACAAATACGGCATTGATCAACGATCAACCGGCCCTAGCAACGTTTTTGCAAACCCGCTTGACGTTCAGCCGAGCAACGGTTCGAACCCTGCCAATCTAACAGTAAACGGCTTCCGCGTAACAAACAACTTCAGCGTTTGTACGACCCGTGGAACCGTGATCACTTGCCCGAGTGCAACACCGATCGCAGCACTTTTGTCGCCCGGCGTTGTATTGCCGGCCGGTTACACTGTAAATCCAGTTGCAACGGTTATCACAGCGGACGAAGTTAATAACAATCCGTTCCTCGTACGTGCATCGACTCGTGTTCGCGATTTCCAATTGGTTGCTGATACAAAGACCGATGTGCAGAGCTTCTACATCCAGGATGATTACAAGATCACCCGTAACTTACAGGTTAACATTGGCGGCCGCTGGGATTATCAGCAGGCCAAAGGCAACAACGACGTTGACTATCTTAAGCTAAACAACTTCTGGGACAACTTTCAGCCGCGTATCGGTGTTATCTGGGATCCGTTCGGAAAAGGCAGAGGCAAGATCTTCGCCAACTTCGCACGATATCTGGAAACTCCGATCCCTCTCGACGTTAACGTCAGAGCCGGAAGCAATGACACACAGACAGATAAGAACTTCAATGTAAACACCTTGAATGCTCCTCTGAACTCGACGGTCGCAACTGGTTTTGGCACACGTAATTTGGGTGCTGAAGCAACGCCTATCGACGCAGGCTTGAAGCCGCAGACCGTAAATGAATGGAGTGCAGGTTTTGAATACGAAGTCGGCCGTAACTATGCATTCGGAATGCGTGGAATCTATCGTCCGCAAGGCTCTGTTATTGAGGATGGTTCGTTTGACGACGGAGACCATTACTTCCTGTTCAATCCAGGCGAGCCAATTGGACCTGGAGAAGGCGGCCCAGCCGGAAACACCGAATATCAGGCATGTAACAATCCTGCTATCGGCTGCTTTGGACGTGCACGTCGTTACTACAGAGCTGTTGAATTTACATTCAACCGTAAATTTGCAGATAACTTCTCATTCCAGAGTTCATATGTGTTCTCGAGCCTCATCGGTAACTACGAAGGCCTCTTCCGTAATGACAACGGTCAAGCGGATCCGAACATCACTTCGTTGTTCGACCTCGTAAGCCTGTTGGGCAATTCATATGGACGTCTTCCGAACGATCGCCCGCATCAGTTCAAATTTAACGGTAGCTATACAACACCGTTCAAATTGGTGGTCTCGGGCAACTTCTATGCTCAGTCAGGTATTCCTTTCAATCAGCTGGTTCCGCATCCTGTATACGGAAACAATGAGGGATTTGGTGTTGTCCGTGGAACTGCTATCATTCCAAACTCGGCGTTTACGTCGGGTGTGGAAAGTTCAGTCGGTTCAAACCGCACACCAACGACATGGAATCTCGATTTGGGCTTCTATTACCCGATCAAGATGGGTGAAGGTAAACAGCTGCGTCTTACCGCTGACTGGTTCAACGTAACCAACACACAGCGTGCAGTTACAGTTGACAATACTTTTAGCATCAACAGTGGTGTTGCCGGTGTTGCTCCTGTTACCAATCCTTTTTGGGGCAGCGGAACGATCTTCCAGTATCCGTCGGCTCTTCGCATCGGTGCGAAATTCAGCTTCTAA
- a CDS encoding tetratricopeptide repeat protein — translation MFLRFHLRVVLVLSIVCFSCFTGVYGQGNSNNTGNGGIHSIRGRIYLPNGRTLERAIKIEIQSTSLPTQSIYSDTNGTFSFTGLNPGSYTIVIDAGELFEIAREYFLIDKEVQTGTVRVAPIPKTLTAPIYLLPKKAKSLRNEVLNAKWSAIPKQAVQHLKRGFDLLQSGKESEAEAAFRSSVAIAPNFAPAHTAIGTIELKAGKFEPAIASFKQAIRYDASDFEANLNLGIAYFNLNRMNEAEPFFVNAAYLNSYSMMPHYYLGLIFSAKNDGDVAQKAFEKVNDLGGGNSFPIIHKYLGRIYTRKRMNKEAVSEFETYLRLLPSAKDTDAIRKEISDIKTRQDTN, via the coding sequence ATGTTTCTCAGATTCCATTTACGAGTTGTTTTGGTTCTGTCGATAGTATGCTTTTCCTGTTTCACTGGTGTTTACGGGCAAGGGAACTCAAACAATACAGGAAACGGCGGCATACACTCGATCCGTGGCCGGATCTATCTGCCCAATGGACGCACTCTTGAACGGGCCATAAAGATAGAGATCCAGAGCACTTCACTTCCAACGCAATCTATTTACTCTGATACCAATGGGACATTTTCATTCACTGGCTTAAATCCGGGCTCCTATACGATAGTCATTGATGCCGGAGAGCTATTTGAGATAGCCCGAGAGTATTTTCTTATCGATAAGGAAGTTCAAACAGGTACCGTTAGGGTTGCGCCTATCCCAAAAACCTTGACCGCTCCTATCTATCTATTGCCTAAAAAGGCTAAATCATTAAGAAATGAGGTGCTAAATGCAAAATGGTCAGCTATCCCGAAGCAAGCAGTTCAGCATTTGAAGCGTGGTTTCGATCTATTACAGTCCGGCAAAGAAAGTGAAGCTGAAGCAGCTTTTCGCAGTTCTGTAGCGATCGCTCCGAACTTTGCTCCCGCCCATACAGCCATAGGAACTATCGAGTTAAAAGCGGGTAAGTTTGAGCCTGCGATAGCATCGTTCAAACAGGCAATTAGGTATGACGCTTCAGATTTCGAAGCTAATCTGAATTTAGGTATCGCCTATTTTAATTTGAACAGAATGAATGAGGCAGAGCCTTTTTTTGTTAACGCCGCCTATTTGAATAGTTATTCGATGATGCCTCATTATTATCTCGGCCTGATCTTCTCGGCAAAGAATGATGGCGATGTAGCCCAAAAGGCATTTGAGAAGGTCAATGATCTTGGTGGCGGAAACAGTTTCCCTATCATCCATAAGTATCTCGGCCGGATCTATACGCGCAAACGGATGAACAAAGAGGCCGTTTCCGAGTTTGAAACGTACCTCAGGCTGCTTCCTAGTGCTAAAGACACCGACGCGATCCGCAAAGAAATATCTGACATCAAAACCCGGCAGGACACAAACTAA
- a CDS encoding ABC transporter ATP-binding protein: protein MSEAVRKYHEEEEIGKTYDFRVARRLIRYIKPYWKLAGAALLLTLVTNILISTQPYFTKMAVDDFITPKNVDGIWLFALAFFGVFLFRFIFSYVQEILLNNVGQRVMFDLRTELFTKLQQQEVAYYDNYPVGRIMTRLTSDVDALNELFTSGVIDVLGDLVVIFAIIGIMFWLDWKLAIVSLITVPLLFTATNWFRKHARNGFDRVRTRNAKLNAFLQEYLSGAQTVQLFNAENKAKARFSEINDDYRNANIETIFYYSIFYPLVDFIGAIGIAVVIFAFGYEYIGGFAAAGAGLTVGILASFIQYSLQLFQPIRDLSDKFNVLQAAIVASHRIFILLDRDIDVTTPEKPLKTGRAEGRIEFQDVWFAYKDEEWVLKDVSFTVDLGESIALVGHTGSGKTTITNLLMRFYDIQKGQILLDGVNIRDWNLHDLRSNFAVVLQDVFLFSGSIENNIRLGNAKIGRERVEWAAKEVHADKFIQKMSDKYASEVRERGAGLSVGQKQLISFARALAFDPTILILDEATSSIDTETEQLIQQAVDRVMQKRTSLVVAHRLSTIQKCDRIIVLHHGELREIGTHNELLGLRGLYWRLYQLQYSDEKLHISTDFLTDHGLESGSTP from the coding sequence ATGTCCGAAGCGGTTCGCAAATATCACGAAGAAGAGGAAATTGGCAAAACATACGATTTTCGGGTCGCGCGTCGCCTTATTCGTTATATAAAGCCGTATTGGAAGCTCGCCGGAGCCGCACTCCTTCTCACGCTGGTTACAAATATCCTGATCAGCACTCAGCCGTATTTTACAAAGATGGCGGTTGACGATTTCATCACGCCCAAAAATGTCGATGGTATTTGGCTGTTTGCTCTTGCTTTTTTTGGAGTTTTCCTTTTTCGGTTCATTTTCTCGTATGTGCAGGAAATACTGCTGAATAACGTCGGGCAGAGAGTGATGTTTGACCTGCGGACCGAGCTTTTTACAAAGCTGCAGCAGCAGGAAGTCGCATATTACGATAATTACCCGGTGGGAAGGATAATGACACGGTTGACCTCGGATGTGGATGCTTTGAACGAGCTGTTTACGTCGGGTGTTATTGATGTATTGGGCGATCTTGTAGTGATCTTTGCGATCATCGGTATAATGTTTTGGCTCGATTGGAAGCTCGCGATTGTTTCGCTAATTACTGTGCCGCTTCTATTTACGGCGACAAACTGGTTTCGCAAACACGCTCGCAATGGTTTTGATAGGGTTCGCACCCGAAACGCCAAACTCAATGCTTTTTTGCAGGAATATCTTTCCGGTGCCCAAACTGTTCAGCTATTTAACGCTGAGAACAAGGCAAAGGCACGTTTTAGCGAGATAAACGACGATTACCGCAACGCAAATATCGAAACGATCTTCTATTACTCGATATTTTATCCGCTGGTCGATTTTATCGGTGCAATAGGCATCGCGGTGGTCATTTTTGCCTTTGGATACGAATATATCGGTGGTTTTGCGGCCGCCGGCGCCGGGCTGACAGTAGGAATTTTGGCGTCATTTATTCAGTATTCGCTACAGCTTTTCCAACCGATCCGCGACCTTTCGGACAAATTCAATGTTTTGCAGGCCGCGATCGTGGCCTCACACCGCATTTTTATCCTGCTTGACCGCGATATTGACGTCACAACCCCTGAAAAACCACTGAAAACAGGCCGCGCGGAGGGCCGCATCGAGTTTCAAGACGTTTGGTTTGCTTATAAAGACGAAGAATGGGTCCTAAAAGACGTTTCATTTACGGTCGATCTCGGGGAAAGTATTGCGCTGGTTGGACATACAGGTTCCGGGAAAACTACTATTACCAACCTTTTAATGCGATTTTACGACATACAGAAAGGGCAAATTTTGCTCGATGGCGTCAATATTCGCGATTGGAATTTGCACGATCTTAGATCGAATTTTGCAGTAGTTTTGCAGGATGTTTTCCTTTTCAGCGGCTCGATCGAGAACAATATCAGGCTCGGAAACGCTAAAATTGGCCGCGAAAGGGTAGAATGGGCAGCGAAAGAGGTGCATGCAGACAAATTTATACAAAAAATGTCGGATAAATACGCCTCTGAGGTCCGTGAACGCGGTGCCGGGCTGTCTGTCGGGCAAAAACAGTTGATCTCGTTTGCCAGAGCGTTGGCTTTTGACCCGACGATATTGATTCTCGACGAAGCCACAAGCTCGATCGACACCGAGACAGAGCAGCTTATTCAGCAGGCGGTCGACCGTGTAATGCAAAAACGAACGTCTCTCGTTGTTGCACACAGGCTTTCGACGATTCAAAAATGTGACCGGATCATTGTGCTTCACCACGGCGAACTCCGAGAAATCGGCACTCATAATGAGCTTTTGGGCCTACGCGGGCTTTATTGGCGCCTTTACCAGCTTCAATATTCGGATGAAAAACTGCATATTTCGACTGATTTTTTGACCGATCACGGCCTTGAATCCGGCTCTACGCCCTGA
- a CDS encoding HD domain-containing protein: protein MPRLERIYRDSVHDIIRLNTGTDEGRLVVSLIDTPEFQRLRRIRQLGLAYFAYQSAEHSRFTHSLGAFHLAGRMIAKLRFSYDIPAEAQTAVRIAALLHDLGHGPFSHVIENILGFHHEQFTIDAVLSDETEVGRLLSSFSSNLPQNVAAIIRGDFKPRALGQLVSSQLDVDRMDYLLRDSLMTGAKYGVFDLEWIIKSIEINEADDHLYVSAPGIYAVEDYLQARYYMYRQVYFHRTLRSAEAVLKVLLRRAIDLFQSSGDVWSSKGTPMEKVLAGEKLTLKEHLEIDDSDFLFSIKRWQHSTDATLSDLSARFLNRRLFKAFDLDMPESERKAFIADSRRIVGDAGFDPNYYFVEDEAGNVPYSFYSKDASDPKNLIFVEHGFSNPTISEISAVSPAVRGLQEGYRIHRICFPAELKNDIAGLYHKS, encoded by the coding sequence ATGCCCCGACTAGAACGCATCTATCGCGACTCGGTTCACGACATAATCCGATTAAATACTGGTACAGACGAAGGCCGCCTTGTTGTTTCTCTCATCGATACTCCAGAGTTTCAACGTCTAAGACGAATTCGCCAGCTTGGGCTAGCATATTTTGCGTACCAGTCCGCTGAACATTCGCGTTTCACACATTCGCTCGGCGCGTTTCATCTCGCTGGCCGGATGATCGCAAAGCTGCGCTTCAGCTACGATATTCCGGCAGAAGCTCAAACCGCCGTTCGTATTGCCGCACTCTTGCACGACCTCGGCCACGGTCCTTTCTCTCATGTTATCGAGAATATTCTCGGGTTCCATCATGAGCAATTTACGATCGATGCCGTTTTAAGTGACGAAACTGAGGTCGGCCGACTTCTAAGTTCATTTTCGTCTAACCTCCCGCAAAATGTTGCGGCGATAATTCGAGGCGATTTCAAGCCTCGTGCGCTCGGCCAGCTAGTGTCCTCTCAGCTAGACGTTGACCGGATGGACTATCTGCTTCGCGACAGTCTGATGACCGGTGCAAAGTACGGCGTATTCGATCTTGAGTGGATAATCAAATCTATCGAGATAAACGAAGCTGACGATCATCTGTATGTCTCCGCACCAGGAATCTACGCCGTCGAAGATTACCTTCAGGCCAGATACTATATGTATCGGCAAGTCTATTTTCATAGGACGCTGCGCTCCGCTGAAGCCGTTTTGAAAGTGTTACTTCGTCGTGCTATTGATCTATTTCAAAGCAGCGGCGATGTCTGGAGCTCGAAGGGCACGCCAATGGAGAAGGTACTCGCCGGCGAAAAACTCACATTGAAAGAACATCTCGAAATTGATGATTCAGATTTCCTTTTCAGCATAAAACGCTGGCAGCATTCGACGGACGCGACCCTTTCCGATCTGTCTGCAAGATTTTTGAACCGTAGGCTTTTCAAAGCCTTTGACCTTGATATGCCCGAATCAGAACGTAAAGCGTTTATTGCCGATTCGCGAAGGATCGTAGGTGATGCGGGATTTGACCCCAATTATTATTTTGTCGAGGACGAGGCGGGCAATGTTCCATACTCTTTTTATTCAAAGGACGCCTCTGATCCGAAGAATCTTATTTTTGTCGAGCATGGATTCTCGAACCCCACAATAAGCGAGATATCCGCTGTCAGCCCGGCCGTTCGCGGCCTTCAGGAAGGTTATCGAATACACCGTATATGTTTCCCGGCTGAGTTAAAGAACGACATCGCAGGTCTTTACCATAAGAGTTAA
- the ribA gene encoding GTP cyclohydrolase II yields the protein MLNEGNLAKTGSDCPWTNRAVTVERVAEAKLPTQFGDFMIAGYRSTISNEEFVVLYKGKMDGETPTLVRIHSQCLTGDVFGSIKCDCGPQLHRSMEMIEAEGRGAIVYQQQEGRGIGILNKIRAYALQDEGADTVEANAQLGFAIDARDYQQCAEILFDLGLCKVKVISNNPDKLAALERAGLQIVDRIPIEIEAEEPAAHYMRTKKEKMGHLLNS from the coding sequence ATGTTGAACGAAGGGAATTTAGCAAAAACCGGCAGTGATTGTCCTTGGACGAACCGCGCAGTGACCGTCGAACGGGTTGCTGAGGCCAAATTACCTACACAATTCGGCGATTTCATGATCGCGGGCTATCGTTCAACCATAAGCAACGAAGAATTTGTGGTGCTTTACAAGGGTAAAATGGATGGTGAAACGCCGACCTTGGTTAGGATTCATTCGCAATGCCTCACAGGCGACGTTTTTGGCTCGATAAAATGTGATTGCGGGCCGCAGCTGCATAGATCCATGGAAATGATCGAAGCTGAAGGCCGCGGAGCCATCGTTTACCAGCAGCAGGAAGGTCGCGGCATTGGAATTCTCAATAAAATACGGGCTTATGCGCTGCAGGACGAAGGTGCCGATACCGTCGAAGCTAATGCTCAGCTTGGTTTCGCCATTGATGCCCGCGATTACCAGCAATGTGCCGAAATTCTCTTTGACCTTGGCCTTTGCAAAGTAAAAGTAATATCGAATAACCCAGATAAATTGGCTGCTTTAGAGCGAGCAGGACTACAAATAGTTGATCGCATTCCCATTGAGATCGAAGCCGAGGAACCTGCGGCTCATTACATGCGAACAAAAAAAGAAAAAATGGGCCATCTCCTCAATTCTTAG